One Helicobacter pylori NCTC 11637 = CCUG 17874 = ATCC 43504 = JCM 12093 genomic window, GAGCGTGATTAAATTTTCGCTCGTTTCTACGAAATTAAGCCCGCACGCTTTTAAATACTCCAAATTGATTTCATCATAAATAAGGCGAGAGAGCGATTTTTCTAGCATGCTTAAGCTTAAATCCTGGTGCTTTAAGCGAGCGATTAGGGCTTGAATATCTTTATGCAAGAGGCTGTCTGACATTCTGTAAGCCTTCAATAGCCAGCTTACGATCTTTGGATTTAAAAATATAACTCCCTGAAACCACCACATCCACGCCCGCTTGTTGGAGTTCAAAGATATTTTTATCATTCACGCCCCCATCCACTTCTAAAAGACAGCTAGGGTTGTAGCGTTTGATCAATTCTTTAACTTTCAAACACTTTTCTAGCACCAGATCTAAAAACTTCTGCCCGCCAAAGCCTGGATTCACGCTCATTAAAAGCACTAACCCCACGCTTTCTAGCAAGTATTTAATGCTTTCTTCATGCGTGTGGGGGTTTAGAACAACGCCTGGCGTGATGCCTGAATTTTTAATGAGTTGCAACACCCTGTGGGGGTGCTTTTCATTTTCTGCATGAATGCTGATGATTTGCGGGTTTAAAGGAGCGAATAATCCTACAAAAAAGCTCGCATTTTCTACCATTAAATGCACATCTAAAGGCACTTGGCTCATTTGAGTAACCCTCTCTAAAACCACAGGCCCCATGGTTAAATTAGGCACATAATGCCCATCCATCACATCCACATGCAAAAAATCAGCGTTACTCACGCTCTCTATCTCTTTGGCTAAATG contains:
- the rpe gene encoding ribulose-phosphate 3-epimerase produces the protein MKVAPSLLSADFLHLAKEIESVSNADFLHVDVMDGHYVPNLTMGPVVLERVTQMSQVPLDVHLMVENASFFVGLFAPLNPQIISIHAENEKHPHRVLQLIKNSGITPGVVLNPHTHEESIKYLLESVGLVLLMSVNPGFGGQKFLDLVLEKCLKVKELIKRYNPSCLLEVDGGVNDKNIFELQQAGVDVVVSGSYIFKSKDRKLAIEGLQNVRQPLA